The Deinococcus sonorensis KR-87 genome includes a window with the following:
- the aspS gene encoding aspartate--tRNA(Asn) ligase — protein sequence MTTPSEQQAPPAQATLPRTLTRDLGQHDGQRVRLQGFLHARRDLGGVQFAVLRDVSGIAQAVGSGLSLPLTESSIEIVGTVKAHPKAPGGYEVQIEDFRVLSAAREPAPVEIPKMEWNVNPETMLDYRYVSVRGLKERAALRVQAQIVRAFHEHLDAEGFTEISTPKIVSAGAEGGANLFKLDYFGEQAYLAQSPQLYKQIMVGVFERVYEVAPVYRAEEHATSRHLNEYLSLDVEMGFIESEEDVMNLQNRLLASIMGRLRERCSAEFALLGATIPDVPAHIPRIPLLEARALVTEKFGHTVGGKDLDPEAERLLSQHYAETEGSDWVFVTKYPKAARPFYAYPEGDVTRGYDLLFRGIEITSGGQRINEYDMLMQSIRDYRLNPESLAGYSEVFKFGMPPHGGFAIGAERLTAKLLGIQNVRYARAFPRDRHRLTP from the coding sequence ATGACCACGCCGTCCGAACAGCAAGCCCCCCCGGCCCAGGCCACCCTGCCCCGCACCCTCACCCGCGACCTGGGCCAGCACGACGGCCAGCGGGTGCGCCTGCAGGGCTTCCTGCACGCCCGCCGCGACCTGGGCGGCGTGCAGTTCGCCGTGCTGCGCGACGTGTCCGGCATCGCGCAGGCGGTGGGGTCCGGCCTGAGCCTGCCGCTCACCGAGAGCAGCATCGAGATCGTGGGGACCGTCAAGGCGCACCCCAAGGCCCCGGGCGGGTATGAAGTGCAGATTGAGGACTTCCGGGTGCTGTCGGCAGCCAGGGAGCCGGCCCCGGTCGAGATTCCCAAGATGGAGTGGAACGTCAACCCCGAGACGATGCTGGACTACCGCTACGTGTCGGTGCGCGGCCTGAAGGAGCGGGCGGCGCTGCGGGTGCAGGCGCAGATCGTGCGGGCCTTCCACGAGCACCTCGACGCGGAGGGATTCACCGAGATCAGCACGCCCAAGATCGTGTCGGCGGGGGCCGAGGGCGGCGCGAACCTCTTTAAGCTCGACTACTTCGGCGAGCAGGCGTACCTGGCCCAGAGCCCGCAGCTGTACAAGCAGATCATGGTGGGCGTGTTCGAGCGCGTGTATGAGGTGGCCCCGGTGTACCGCGCCGAGGAGCACGCCACCAGCCGTCACCTCAACGAATACCTGTCGCTGGACGTGGAGATGGGCTTCATCGAGTCGGAAGAGGACGTGATGAACCTGCAAAACCGGCTGCTCGCCAGCATCATGGGCCGGCTGCGCGAGCGCTGCTCCGCCGAGTTCGCGCTGCTGGGCGCCACCATTCCCGACGTGCCGGCGCACATTCCGCGCATTCCGCTGCTGGAAGCCCGCGCGCTGGTGACTGAGAAGTTCGGCCACACGGTGGGCGGCAAGGACCTGGACCCGGAGGCGGAGCGGCTGCTCAGCCAGCACTACGCCGAGACCGAGGGCAGCGACTGGGTGTTCGTGACCAAGTACCCCAAGGCCGCCCGGCCCTTCTACGCCTACCCGGAAGGCGACGTGACCCGCGGCTATGACCTGCTGTTCCGCGGCATCGAGATCACCTCCGGCGGGCAGCGCATCAACGAGTACGACATGCTGATGCAGAGCATCCGGGACTACCGGCTGAATCCCGAGTCGCTGGCCGGCTACAGCGAGGTGTTCAAGTTCGGCATGCCGCCGCACGGCGGATTTGCTATCGGGGCCGAGCGCCTGACCGCCAAGCTGCTGGGCATCCAGAACGTGCGCTATGCCCGCGCCTTCCCGCGCGACCGCCACCGCCTGACCCCGTAA
- a CDS encoding 3'(2'),5'-bisphosphate nucleotidase CysQ family protein produces the protein MTSLPYQHERDVAEQLAREAAQILLHYRRTGFDVELKTSAEDPVTVADREASELIVAGLREAFPDDGILSEELLDTDERLSRERVWIIDPIDGTKEYVDGTPDYCVSIGLSVNGQAMLGVVLAPEKDELFSGIVGQGVWKNGQPSGFSDRAPQDSVIAVSDSEHERELHRYPLPHMKPSGSIALKLARISAGEADATFTMSPRSEWDIAAGMALVEAAGGVYSRRNSAPIVLNSPRPELRRGFIGGRADTVAWLKDELVRLDVPEQIHGVTEQDDVWVLVPDEVRALVQPGKNLHLRQAGGSEQPGRLVAWALVQPQPGRAQLLRLEGEAFHQDILQRDLVRIYGPLEAASSGG, from the coding sequence ATGACTTCTCTTCCCTATCAGCACGAGCGCGACGTGGCCGAACAGCTGGCCCGCGAGGCCGCCCAGATTCTGCTGCACTACCGCCGCACCGGCTTCGACGTGGAACTCAAGACCAGCGCCGAGGACCCGGTGACGGTGGCCGACCGGGAGGCCAGCGAACTGATCGTGGCCGGGCTGCGCGAGGCCTTCCCGGACGACGGCATCCTGAGCGAGGAACTGCTCGACACCGACGAGCGCCTGAGCCGCGAGCGCGTGTGGATCATTGACCCGATTGACGGCACCAAGGAGTACGTGGACGGCACCCCGGACTACTGCGTGTCCATCGGGCTGAGCGTGAACGGGCAGGCCATGCTGGGCGTGGTGCTGGCCCCCGAGAAGGATGAGCTGTTCAGCGGCATCGTGGGCCAGGGCGTGTGGAAGAACGGGCAGCCGAGCGGCTTCAGTGACCGCGCGCCCCAGGACAGCGTGATTGCCGTCTCGGACTCGGAGCACGAGCGTGAGCTGCACCGCTACCCGCTGCCGCACATGAAACCCAGCGGGAGCATCGCGCTGAAGCTGGCGCGCATCTCGGCCGGCGAGGCCGACGCCACCTTCACCATGAGCCCGCGCAGCGAGTGGGACATCGCGGCCGGGATGGCGCTGGTGGAGGCAGCTGGCGGGGTGTACAGCCGCCGCAACAGCGCCCCGATCGTGCTGAACAGCCCGCGCCCGGAGCTGCGCCGGGGCTTCATCGGCGGCCGGGCCGACACGGTGGCGTGGCTGAAGGACGAACTGGTGCGGCTGGACGTGCCGGAGCAGATCCACGGCGTGACCGAGCAGGACGACGTGTGGGTGCTGGTGCCGGACGAGGTGCGGGCCCTGGTGCAGCCGGGCAAGAATCTGCACCTGCGGCAGGCGGGCGGCTCGGAGCAGCCGGGCCGGCTGGTGGCCTGGGCGCTGGTGCAGCCGCAGCCGGGCCGGGCTCAGCTGCTGCGGCTGGAGGGCGAGGCGTTCCACCAGGACATCCTGCAGCGCGATCTGGTCCGCATCTACGGACCGCTTGAAGCGGCCTCGTCCGGCGGCTGA